A DNA window from Rossellomorea marisflavi contains the following coding sequences:
- the fadH gene encoding 2,4-dienoyl-CoA reductase: protein MGEKQVVIVTGGSNGMGKYMAKKFLEEGADVLITGRNKERLEAVREEFSNLKGTVEIFQMDVREEEHVKAMLAHCLDSFGQVDVLINNAAGNFICPVEKLSANGWKSVIDIVLNGTFLCSHAVGNYWIVEGKKGSIINIVATYAWGAGAGVAHSASAKAGVLSLTRTLAVEWGHKYGIRTNAIAPGPIERTGGADKLWESEEAAKRTLNSVPLKRLGTPEEIAGLAYFLSSEQAAYINGECVTMDGGQWLNPFPF from the coding sequence ATGGGGGAAAAACAGGTCGTAATTGTAACGGGTGGATCAAACGGTATGGGGAAATACATGGCGAAAAAGTTTCTTGAAGAGGGGGCTGACGTCCTGATAACGGGGAGAAACAAAGAGCGCCTGGAAGCCGTCCGAGAGGAATTTTCAAATTTGAAGGGAACCGTGGAGATCTTCCAGATGGATGTGAGGGAGGAGGAACATGTCAAAGCTATGCTTGCCCACTGCCTGGATTCTTTCGGTCAGGTGGACGTCTTGATCAACAATGCCGCAGGAAACTTCATATGCCCGGTCGAGAAATTGTCGGCCAATGGCTGGAAGTCGGTGATCGATATCGTCTTGAATGGTACCTTCCTTTGCTCCCATGCCGTCGGGAATTACTGGATAGTGGAAGGGAAAAAAGGGTCCATCATCAATATTGTCGCGACGTACGCATGGGGAGCCGGAGCCGGGGTAGCCCATTCCGCTTCCGCCAAGGCAGGAGTATTGTCATTGACCAGGACGCTGGCCGTCGAGTGGGGACATAAGTATGGCATCAGGACCAACGCCATTGCCCCTGGTCCGATCGAACGAACAGGCGGGGCAGACAAGCTCTGGGAGTCGGAAGAAGCAGCGAAACGGACGCTGAACAGCGTCCCCCTCAAAAGGCTGGGGACACCGGAAGAAATTGCCGGGCTCGCTTATTTCCTTTCTTCGGAGCAGGCAGCCTATATCAATGGAGAATGCGTGACCATGGATGGGGGCCAGTGGCTGAACCCGTTCCCGTTTTAA
- a CDS encoding LysR family transcriptional regulator, with translation MAFSEFQLLQVLAHEMNMRKAAERLFVSQPALSQRLQNMEKDWGTKIFLRSQKGLSLTPAGELIVKLAEDVLQKEESVREKIHALESEVHGTLKIACASIVGQNWLPKVLKRFVETYPHAKISLITGWSSEILKAIYDNEVHIGIIRGTPDWKGKKHHLFEDPLFLVDREIQSIEDVMKTDRPFIQFKSDSNYFQEIQEWWLKHFQTTPKRTIVVDQIETCKQMTLNGIGYAILPAITLTGMEQDIFKIPLKDEMGGFIHRDTWLLGYESAFQLRQVGAFLEVVDDFLIENR, from the coding sequence ATGGCTTTTTCTGAATTTCAGCTGCTCCAGGTTTTAGCCCATGAGATGAATATGAGGAAGGCCGCGGAGAGGTTATTCGTCTCCCAGCCTGCCCTTTCTCAGAGGCTTCAGAATATGGAGAAGGACTGGGGCACCAAGATTTTTCTTCGTTCACAGAAGGGCCTCTCCTTGACACCGGCGGGCGAGTTGATCGTCAAGCTTGCAGAAGATGTACTTCAAAAGGAGGAATCTGTTCGGGAAAAGATTCATGCGCTGGAATCCGAGGTGCATGGTACCCTGAAAATCGCCTGTGCTTCGATTGTGGGGCAGAACTGGCTTCCAAAAGTACTTAAGCGTTTTGTGGAAACGTATCCTCATGCGAAGATCTCACTGATCACAGGCTGGAGCAGTGAGATCCTGAAGGCCATCTATGATAACGAAGTCCATATCGGAATCATCAGGGGTACACCCGATTGGAAAGGGAAAAAGCATCATCTCTTCGAGGATCCTCTATTCCTGGTCGACCGGGAAATCCAGTCCATCGAAGACGTCATGAAGACGGATCGACCTTTCATTCAGTTCAAAAGCGATTCCAATTACTTTCAGGAGATCCAAGAATGGTGGCTGAAGCATTTTCAGACCACGCCGAAACGGACCATCGTCGTCGATCAGATTGAAACATGCAAGCAGATGACACTGAACGGGATCGGCTACGCCATTCTTCCGGCCATCACCTTGACGGGAATGGAGCAGGACATTTTTAAAATCCCTTTGAAGGATGAAATGGGTGGTTTCATTCATCGTGATACGTGGCTCCTCGGTTATGAGTCGGCCTTCCAGCTTCGTCAAGTGGGGGCGTTTCTTGAAGTGGTAGACGATTTTCTCATCGAAAACCGGTAG
- the queE gene encoding 7-carboxy-7-deazaguanine synthase QueE, translated as MRKIPVLEVFGPTIQGEGMVIGQKTMFVRTAGCDYSCAWCDSAFTWDGSAKDDIRLMTADEVWDKLKEIGGDRFSHVTISGGNPALLPQIGDLLAILKANGIGSALETQGSRWQDWFYDIDDLTISPKPPSSTMETDYDRLDLIVSRLVENGSNFSLKVVVFDELDLEYAKGIHLRYKGVPFYIQTGNPDVSMEDTPRLVSSLLLDYERLIDVVCEQKELNDVRVLPQLHTLVWGNKRGV; from the coding sequence ATGAGGAAGATCCCTGTTCTTGAAGTATTCGGCCCAACCATCCAGGGTGAAGGAATGGTGATCGGCCAAAAGACCATGTTCGTCCGAACAGCCGGCTGTGATTACAGCTGTGCATGGTGTGATTCCGCCTTTACATGGGACGGTTCAGCCAAAGATGATATCAGATTGATGACAGCAGATGAAGTGTGGGACAAGCTGAAGGAAATCGGTGGGGACCGCTTCTCCCATGTAACCATTTCCGGGGGGAATCCAGCCCTATTGCCTCAGATCGGTGATCTTCTGGCAATCCTGAAAGCCAATGGGATCGGCTCTGCCCTGGAAACCCAGGGAAGCCGATGGCAGGACTGGTTTTATGATATCGATGATCTGACCATCTCACCAAAACCGCCGAGCTCCACGATGGAAACGGATTATGATCGATTGGATCTCATTGTCTCCCGCTTGGTAGAAAATGGGTCCAACTTCAGCCTGAAGGTCGTAGTATTCGATGAGCTGGACCTTGAGTATGCGAAGGGGATCCATCTAAGGTATAAAGGTGTCCCGTTCTATATCCAGACCGGTAACCCCGATGTGTCGATGGAAGACACCCCAAGACTCGTTTCCAGCCTCCTTCTCGATTACGAAAGATTGATCGATGTAGTTTGTGAGCAAAAGGAATTGAATGATGTACGGGTACTACCCCAACTCCATACGCTTGTATGGGGGAACAAAAGGGGAGTTTAA
- the cbpB gene encoding cyclic-di-AMP-binding protein CbpB — protein MISLSSKELLETSIKEYIIPSEKVAHVQVGNSLEHALLLLTRSGYSSIPVLDPSFRLHGLISSRLITDHILGLERFEFEKLEERKVENVMSTDLSTISIDSTFKEAFNLLIDQPFLCVVSSEGHFEGIMTRRVVLKELKKHIYQMIHSG, from the coding sequence ATGATTTCTTTAAGCAGTAAAGAGTTACTTGAGACAAGTATAAAAGAGTACATCATTCCGTCTGAGAAGGTGGCACACGTCCAAGTCGGCAATTCACTTGAGCACGCACTTCTATTGTTGACCAGGAGCGGCTATTCATCCATTCCTGTCCTGGATCCTTCTTTCCGCCTTCATGGCCTCATCAGCTCCAGATTGATTACCGATCATATCCTTGGGTTGGAGCGCTTCGAATTTGAAAAGCTTGAAGAAAGGAAAGTCGAGAATGTCATGTCTACGGATCTTTCCACGATTTCCATCGACTCCACGTTCAAGGAAGCCTTCAATCTGCTGATCGATCAGCCGTTTTTATGTGTCGTTTCCAGTGAAGGGCACTTTGAAGGCATCATGACGCGCCGAGTAGTGCTCAAGGAGCTAAAAAAACATATATATCAAATGATTCATTCAGGATGA
- a CDS encoding chemotaxis protein has translation MNDQHSILLESGTNELEIIEFELDKRKFGINVIKVKEIILPTAVIPVPHSHPHVEGLIQLRGEVLPLINLSRVLGKIGEPPPEAKYIVAEFNQQKVVFHVHNVTQIHRISWNDIEKPTSLYQGGDQSSIIGVIKRTEDMILLLDFESILLEINPQTGIRVEEVKKLGHRERSDKQIVAAEDSPLLRKLLHDTLSEGGYGQVEFFENGADALAYLESLADQGGNVTEQVQLVITDIEMPQMDGHHLTRRIKSDQRLKGLPVIIFSSLITNDLKHKGHMVGAEDQISKPEISELIKTIDKHIL, from the coding sequence ATCAACGATCAACATTCGATTCTTCTCGAAAGCGGGACGAATGAACTTGAAATCATAGAATTCGAACTGGACAAAAGAAAATTCGGTATCAATGTCATCAAGGTGAAGGAGATCATCCTTCCAACGGCCGTCATTCCGGTACCGCATTCCCATCCTCATGTGGAGGGTCTCATCCAGCTAAGGGGAGAGGTCCTTCCCCTTATCAACCTGTCCAGGGTCCTCGGGAAAATCGGAGAGCCACCTCCTGAGGCAAAATACATTGTGGCCGAATTCAATCAGCAGAAAGTGGTCTTCCATGTGCATAACGTGACTCAGATTCACCGGATTTCCTGGAATGATATCGAGAAGCCGACGTCATTGTACCAAGGTGGAGATCAGTCGTCGATCATTGGAGTCATCAAGAGGACGGAGGATATGATCCTTCTCCTCGATTTTGAGAGCATCCTTCTTGAAATCAATCCACAGACGGGAATCAGGGTGGAAGAAGTGAAGAAGCTTGGTCACCGTGAACGCAGCGACAAGCAGATTGTTGCTGCAGAAGATTCTCCGCTATTGAGGAAGCTCCTTCATGACACATTGAGCGAAGGGGGATACGGTCAAGTGGAGTTTTTTGAAAACGGAGCGGATGCCCTTGCCTATCTTGAATCCCTTGCAGACCAGGGCGGGAATGTGACAGAACAGGTTCAATTGGTCATCACGGATATCGAGATGCCTCAGATGGATGGACATCATCTCACGAGGAGGATCAAAAGCGATCAAAGGCTGAAGGGATTGCCGGTAATCATCTTTTCTTCTCTCATCACGAATGACCTTAAACATAAAGGGCATATGGTGGGGGCGGAGGATCAAATCAGCAAGCCTGAGATTTCAGAACTCATCAAAACCATCGACAAACATATTTTATAA
- a CDS encoding glutaredoxin domain-containing protein, with the protein MKTVTLYTQPECPPCEIVKRYLKEQEIPYIEVNVKEQPNARSYMVNVLKSYSTPTVTVDDQVIKGFQMEELAQALDLS; encoded by the coding sequence GTGAAGACCGTCACTTTATATACTCAACCTGAATGCCCACCATGCGAAATCGTGAAACGATATCTAAAAGAGCAGGAAATCCCCTACATAGAGGTGAATGTCAAAGAGCAGCCAAACGCCCGGTCCTATATGGTGAACGTGTTGAAGAGCTATTCAACTCCGACCGTTACCGTGGATGATCAAGTGATAAAAGGATTTCAAATGGAAGAATTGGCTCAAGCCCTGGACCTCTCCTAA
- a CDS encoding DUF3993 domain-containing protein, translated as MVKKYWLILTLVLGLSLTVGTQATAIGTTVDQLDGKQAVALVEDAFEVQRSLSEKPREKADIETMLSEYFTDEQVKGFMEENLYKEGNGYSAFGSDFASYYIPFYEFDKETKAGFADGHWYIWEERSGDEEGPVSTIKGEEVVELTVEDWKWKVSGISYELPSGLKGN; from the coding sequence ATGGTGAAAAAATACTGGTTGATCCTGACGCTTGTCCTTGGGTTGAGTTTGACCGTCGGCACTCAGGCGACGGCAATCGGAACGACTGTTGATCAATTAGACGGCAAACAGGCTGTTGCCCTCGTGGAAGATGCGTTTGAGGTTCAACGTTCTTTAAGTGAAAAGCCAAGGGAAAAGGCTGATATAGAAACGATGCTGTCGGAGTACTTCACCGATGAACAGGTGAAGGGATTCATGGAAGAGAATCTGTATAAAGAAGGAAATGGGTATAGTGCATTCGGATCGGATTTTGCTTCCTACTACATTCCGTTTTATGAATTTGATAAAGAAACAAAGGCTGGATTTGCGGATGGGCATTGGTACATATGGGAAGAACGATCAGGCGATGAAGAAGGACCTGTTTCCACGATTAAAGGTGAAGAGGTAGTCGAGCTCACCGTGGAAGACTGGAAGTGGAAGGTCTCCGGCATCTCTTATGAACTTCCTTCAGGACTGAAGGGGAATTAA
- a CDS encoding YkyB family protein, with product MNPSSRQAPSPTSTLTLSQAIFTVNRHAKTAGNPKYLYSLKKRALLKMIKEGKAKKVGLHFSNNPRFSQQQSDVLVTCGDYTFHIPPTKEDFKELPHLGSLDSTLRNPRCKMGLQQAKSILEHYTGMTDQSSGGDRRTCYQKPVFKKLGDSFF from the coding sequence TTGAACCCATCAAGCAGACAAGCCCCTTCTCCCACATCAACTTTAACCCTCTCCCAGGCCATCTTTACCGTGAACCGTCATGCGAAGACAGCCGGCAACCCAAAGTACCTTTACTCACTGAAAAAACGAGCACTGCTGAAAATGATTAAAGAAGGCAAAGCCAAAAAAGTCGGGTTGCACTTTTCCAACAATCCACGTTTCAGCCAGCAGCAGTCTGATGTCCTGGTCACGTGCGGGGACTATACCTTCCATATCCCGCCTACGAAGGAAGACTTCAAGGAACTCCCGCATCTCGGTTCCCTTGATTCCACGCTCAGGAACCCGCGATGCAAGATGGGACTTCAGCAGGCCAAAAGCATCCTGGAACACTATACGGGAATGACGGATCAGTCATCTGGCGGAGATCGGCGTACCTGCTATCAAAAGCCTGTATTCAAAAAGCTGGGGGACAGCTTCTTTTAA
- a CDS encoding YkuJ family protein translates to MSQLLGIIQRLKSLQEQGEQGETQQRYFEYNGKKICEVRYLPKQDTFEIEVMKENGSTYPFDNIDITAIEIFELLQEAVQD, encoded by the coding sequence ATGTCTCAGCTTCTTGGAATTATACAAAGACTAAAGTCTCTGCAAGAACAAGGGGAACAAGGAGAAACACAACAACGATACTTTGAATACAATGGGAAAAAAATCTGTGAGGTACGATACCTTCCAAAGCAGGATACCTTTGAAATCGAAGTAATGAAAGAGAATGGGAGCACATATCCCTTCGATAATATAGACATTACAGCTATCGAGATTTTTGAACTCCTGCAAGAAGCAGTTCAAGACTAA
- a CDS encoding EAL domain-containing protein translates to MDAMDVLSNKEQIIPYFKPVFSADGHRIAGYEVWGRFEEADGTTVGLTSFFEDNEIPDEYKVEIADHITSSALQRFLEEKEEGLVFLHRDARLLMLDHGESFLQLLQQYEERGFSLDRIVLGLSEYAYTGDFEQLVHLLVYYKTYGIKISMNNIAENGGQLEKLSFFSPDILRVNLYQLRNDAGNKVYKDILYSLSVLARKIGASLLYEGIEINYQLQFAWLSGGRFYQGDYLHKESSTFLDQDILKSKLKQKYGDFIRYETKHLNAGYDLADLLHKETGSELLRIKKEDGDFDGILLELATYFSDKAFRLYICNEEGFQVSSNIVKGHGTWATDPAYIGKNWSWRPYFLENIIRMRMDKKGLLSDMYSDIDSGESIRTFSFPLGNELYLFMDLSYEFLFEEDSLLY, encoded by the coding sequence ATGGACGCAATGGACGTATTATCCAACAAAGAGCAAATCATCCCATATTTTAAGCCGGTTTTCAGCGCTGACGGTCATCGTATCGCCGGTTATGAAGTCTGGGGAAGGTTTGAGGAGGCGGACGGGACTACAGTCGGTCTCACCTCCTTCTTCGAAGACAATGAGATCCCGGATGAATATAAGGTGGAAATCGCTGATCATATCACTTCCTCTGCACTCCAGCGGTTCCTGGAGGAAAAAGAGGAGGGACTCGTTTTTCTTCACCGCGATGCACGCCTCCTGATGCTTGATCACGGCGAATCATTCCTGCAGCTCCTTCAACAATATGAAGAGCGCGGTTTCTCTCTTGACAGGATCGTCCTTGGATTATCCGAGTATGCCTATACGGGTGATTTTGAACAGTTGGTTCATTTGCTCGTCTACTACAAAACCTATGGGATCAAGATCTCCATGAATAATATAGCTGAAAACGGCGGGCAACTGGAAAAACTATCTTTCTTTTCACCGGATATCCTCCGTGTCAACCTCTATCAGTTAAGAAACGATGCAGGCAACAAAGTGTATAAAGATATTTTATACAGCTTATCGGTCCTTGCACGGAAAATTGGGGCATCCCTGTTGTATGAGGGGATCGAGATCAACTATCAGCTGCAATTCGCCTGGCTGAGCGGGGGTCGATTCTATCAAGGGGATTACCTCCATAAGGAGTCCAGCACGTTCCTTGATCAGGACATCCTTAAGTCGAAACTGAAACAAAAGTACGGAGATTTTATCCGATACGAAACGAAACACCTGAATGCAGGGTACGACCTCGCCGATCTTCTACATAAAGAAACGGGCAGTGAACTGCTACGGATAAAGAAAGAGGACGGTGATTTCGACGGGATCCTCCTGGAACTGGCAACCTATTTCTCGGATAAGGCCTTTCGACTTTACATTTGCAATGAAGAAGGATTCCAAGTAAGCAGCAACATCGTGAAGGGACACGGTACGTGGGCTACAGACCCTGCCTATATCGGTAAAAACTGGAGCTGGCGCCCTTACTTTCTCGAGAACATCATCCGGATGAGGATGGACAAAAAAGGACTACTCTCAGATATGTATTCCGATATCGACTCGGGTGAGTCCATCAGGACGTTTTCCTTTCCCCTCGGTAATGAGCTTTATCTATTCATGGACTTATCGTACGAGTTCCTTTTTGAAGAAGACAGTTTGCTTTACTGA